Proteins co-encoded in one Cinclus cinclus chromosome 9, bCinCin1.1, whole genome shotgun sequence genomic window:
- the LYPD1 gene encoding ly6/PLAUR domain-containing protein 1 isoform X2, with protein MRLFLLAATFWGLCLAPGSGLQIQCYQCEEFQLNNDCSSPEFIVNCTVNVQDMCQKEVMEKSFGIMYRKSCASSAACLIASAGYQSFCSPGKVNSVCISCCNTPLCNGPRPKKRGNSAVVPRARMITTLLLLKFALLFLYC; from the exons ATGCGGCTCTTCCTCCTCGCTGCAACTTTCTGGGGATTGTGCCTGGCGCCAG GTTCGGGTTTGCAAATACAGTGTTACCAGTGTGAGGAGTTCCAGCTAAACAATGACTGCTCCTCTCCAGAGTTCATCGTGAATTGTACAGTGAATGTGCAAGATATGTGTCAGAAAGAAGTAATGGAAAAAAGTTTTg GAATCATGTACCGCAAGTCCTGCGCCTCCTCGGCAGCGTGTCTGATCGCCTCCGCCGGCTACCAGTCCTTCTGCTCTCCTGGCAAGGTGAACTCCGTCTGCATCAGCTGCTGCAACACTCCACTCTGCAATGGACCCCGGCCCAAGAAGAGGGGGAACTCTGCCGTGGTGCCGAGGGCACGCATGATAACCACTCTTCTGCTTCTTAAATTTGCTCTGTTGTTTTTGTACTGCTAA
- the LYPD1 gene encoding ly6/PLAUR domain-containing protein 1 isoform X1, translating into MMSLPVAGAWNEMIYKVLSKRKHSMIFNKPLSVPGSGLQIQCYQCEEFQLNNDCSSPEFIVNCTVNVQDMCQKEVMEKSFGIMYRKSCASSAACLIASAGYQSFCSPGKVNSVCISCCNTPLCNGPRPKKRGNSAVVPRARMITTLLLLKFALLFLYC; encoded by the exons ATGATGTCgctgcccgtggcaggggcttggaatgagatgatctataaggtcctttccaaaagaaagcattctatgatttttaACAAACCTCTATCTGTTCCAGGTTCGGGTTTGCAAATACAGTGTTACCAGTGTGAGGAGTTCCAGCTAAACAATGACTGCTCCTCTCCAGAGTTCATCGTGAATTGTACAGTGAATGTGCAAGATATGTGTCAGAAAGAAGTAATGGAAAAAAGTTTTg GAATCATGTACCGCAAGTCCTGCGCCTCCTCGGCAGCGTGTCTGATCGCCTCCGCCGGCTACCAGTCCTTCTGCTCTCCTGGCAAGGTGAACTCCGTCTGCATCAGCTGCTGCAACACTCCACTCTGCAATGGACCCCGGCCCAAGAAGAGGGGGAACTCTGCCGTGGTGCCGAGGGCACGCATGATAACCACTCTTCTGCTTCTTAAATTTGCTCTGTTGTTTTTGTACTGCTAA